The window CACGATTGAGAGGTAAGTTGTAATAAGCAGCGAGAGGTCCACTCTGACCAGTTTCAAGAGAGGCACAGTTACTAACACAGTCAACCAAAGCGAAGAAGCtacattacaaacaaaaaataggtATATACAGCTAATTCAATTGCAATCATAGACACTTGGCAAGCCATAGATTTTGATGACCAAACAAAAGTATGATACTGTCATGGTTGAAACCGTTAAATCATAAAGCTTCTCGTCAGGCCTCTAACAAGCAGATACCTTGGTTTAAATAGCAATGGATGAAGTTATATTCATGTGTAAATCAACGAAGATACTACATTTCGAatgtcattttaaaattttatttttgttacattgAAAATGCATTGGAAATGTAAAGTAACacttttatgaaacaaaaataaaactttaaaatgacATTCGAAACACAGAAAGTATTTCTAATAGTGTTGTCATTGGCTAATTCTACAgctaaattattgttttatttttatttttatttttatctataaggttaaaaaaaaaaaaaaaagaaccctttTCACTTGTACATATATAATCTGTTCAGTCCGCATCTGCTTTGAATTAGGAcgaaacacaaacacaacacaGTGACATGACATcagatgtatttttttttttcgtaaatgggctttttttcttaaatcgaaaaaatcagaaagatatCAAAATCTCTCATCACTTTTTACACCTTCTTCTACACCcaactcaaaagtcaaaaccctagctgttaatttttgattgttcttagtttttatttatttattttttttatctcaaagctcttctcttttttgttccTCAATTTCGCTCTCGAGGTACAATGCAAGGCCATGACGAAGATGTTcacttctcttcatcttccatcAGAATCCAATCTCCACCTTTCAAAGAACACACTTTACTCACCAATCTCCAATCCTGCTCTAAAACCTTACTCTCTCACCTCTCAAACACTCGTCACTCCCTCAACCGAGTCTTCGAATCGCTCAACAATCGCCACAACCCCACTCCTCCACGTCTCACCCAAACTCGACCGGTTCGTCGTTCCAATTCACCTACTCAGATGCTCAGTTCTGTCACTCAGCTTATGATTGGCAACTCTTCTACAATGTCGTTGTCGCTGTCGCTGATCCAATCTTCTTCTATCCAATTGAATTGGACTGACTCAGGAGCTGAGAATACTGAGATAACCCGTGGGCTAAACTCGCCTCTGCTCTGCTGTGCCTCTCTGTCACTAACTAGACCAAACGAGTCAGTGGAAGGGAAGGATGTAACACAACAGCAGAAGGGTCACTCGGTGAGTAGAAACGCGGAGGAACGAGTTCTGATTAGTGAAGTGTTAGTTAGAACGAAAGATGGTGAGGAACTCGAGAGGAAGGATTTGGAGATGGAGGCATTGACTGCTTTGAAAGCTTGTAGAGCTAATTCAGCGTTAACCATTCGTGAGGTACAAGAGGATGTACATAGGATTATAGAAAGTGGTTACTTTTGCTCTTGTACTCCTGTTGCTGTTGATACACGCGACGGGATACGATTGATGTTTCAGGTAATATTCTTTGATTAGCAGTACTCGTTTGAAAGACTTATACTTTGATACAAAAaaggtctcttttttttttttttaaatcttttgggATGTAAATAATTCTTGTTTTCTTGCCATAAGGTAGAACCAAACCAAGAATTTCGTGGGTTAGTCTGTGAAAACGCAAATGTTCTTCCTTCCAACTTCATACAAGAAGCTTTTGGAAATGGGTTTGGTACGTATCCTCCAATTTGGCttgttgctttttttcttctgtattgTACTAGACTTATCGTACAGGAAGATGGATTCTTTAATCCTGATATCGTTAAATGTGTTAGCCTTGAATGAAGAAGATAGATTAGGGGTAGGTAGTATGCCCAAAATGTTTCCATGCTCCCAAACAGAGTATTATTTCACTTAGCCTACATGTAAATGATTAGGCTACCTAGGTGGGTTCCTTGTGTTTGGTGTGTGTTTGATTGGATAGGGTAATTGTTAGTAAATGTTGGTGTGAAGTTGTGTAGGGAAAGTGATTAATATTAAGAGACTGGAAGAAGCTATTACATCCATCAATGGCTGGTACATGGAGCGTGGTCTTTTCGGAATTGTAAGTGTTCTTTGGACACTGTATAGATTGTTCAAGAAATTAGTCTACATCATGGATACAGTCTTATACATTGTGGTTATTGTCTGCCATGGCAGGTTTCAGATATTGATACGCTTTCTGGAGGTGTAGTAAGGCTTCAAGTTGCTGAAGCAGAGGTTAATAACATATCCATCCGATTCCTTGATCGTAAAACGTAAGCTGGTGCCAATCTCTCCCTTTCGAATTTAGTTACAAATTGCAGGCAGTTCTGGATGGCACTGCTAGCTTTCTATTATTGCAATTATTGGAACTATTTCATTTGAGAATGGTGCTTTCTATATGTAGTGGGGAACCAACTAAAGGGAAGACTAGCCCTGAGACAATACTACGGCAACTTACAACAAAGAAGGGACAGGTATTTTTTGGGCATTTCTCAGCTTTAGATGTAAAGATAAGTCGTTGACTAAAACATTGTAGTCTACCTGAGCTGTATGATTATTTTACAAACCACTTCTGATTGCATCATCTATATATGAAACCTTTGGAGATCTTATTTTGTATTAAGGTTAATCACTCATGATGGTATCATAAAATTTTGGCCTTGAAGATTTGTCTCTATGCATGAGCCTGTAAGTAGGATCTCTACATATACATGCTGTCTAATCTGGCTTTTGGTCGATGTAGGTCTACAGCATGCTTCAAGGGAAGAGGGATGTAGACACTGTACTAGCCATGGGAATCATGGAAGATGTTAGTATTATACCACAACCTGCAGGAGGTGAGTAAATGTATTCCTTTATTTTCAGCTCATgctttttattttcgttttgtgCTTAAGGTGCAGTAATATGAGTTGAGAAAGTAAATGCCTTGCTTATCTTTTGGCACAATAACAGGTTTTGACAGTGTCTGATTCtgaaactttcttcttttccttgttttttattCCTGTGATTGTTAGATAGTGGGaaggttgatttgatcatgaACTGTGTCGAGCGTCCCAGTGGAGGCTTCTCTGCTGGTGGTGGGATATCTAGTGGGtaagttttagtttgtttttttttgctacttaCAGGGATTCACTGTTTTTCTTTCGTAGCTTGATGACCAAGTTTGTCCATTTCTAATTTGTAGGATTACGAGTGGCCCTCTATCAGGACTAATTGGAAGGTAAAAAATGATATGGCATTGCTGTTTATTGTAGgtaaaattatgtatttataaatACATCACTGATTTAATTGAAGTAATTATTTTATGCAGCTTCGCTTATTCTCACCGCAATTTGTTTGGAAGAAACCAGAAGCTTAACGTTTCCCTAGAGAGGGGTCAAATTGACTCTATATTTCGTATAAACTACACTGATCCATGGATTGAAGGAGATGACAAGAGGACATCCAGATCTATCATGGTTCAGGTAAAACCTTTACTGGTTCTGTCTCTGTTGTTTATCTCAATGAGAATACTAAGTTGACTAATAGAATAACGACCTTCGTGTTGTGTTAGAATTCAAGAACACCTGGGAATCTTGTTCATGGCAATCAACCAGACAATAGTAATCTCACAATTGGTCGGGTTACAGCAGGTATCGAATACAGTCGTCCATTCAGGCCAAAGTGGAGTGGTACTGCTGGACTTATATTTCAGGTATCTACTGTTTCCACTATTTTGAAGTCTCTGTACCAATCCAGAGCAATAATGGTTTTAAagcaattttattatatgttctTGTCGTCTCTGATTAGATCCAAACTGGTAAATTTTAGACTTTTTGACTAAATATATACCTTACCCTTAATTTGAATGATTTAGCATGCTGGTGCTCGTGATGAACAAGGAAACCCTATCATTAAGGACTTCTACAGTAGCCCATTAACCGCAAGGTATATATGTCCCAAAGAATGAAATGTCTTTGGTTTTGCTCACTGTTTTCACCAATGCTGTATTTGGCCACATGAATCTGATAGATGcgatttttttatgtttgctCATGTAGTGGTAAGACCCATGATGATACCTTGCTAGCAAAACTTGAAAGCATTTATACTGGCTCAGGTGACCGAGGATCAACAATGGTCAGTCTGATACCTCTGTTGGTACATCTtccccttcttttttttcagtgCCTAATTCTATCTGTCTTTCTACACCAGTTTGCGTTTAACATGGAACAAGGGCTTCCTGTTTTGCCCGAATGGTTATGTTTCAATCGAGTGACTGGTCGTGCCAGGAAAGGCATACACATTGGACCAGCTCGTTTTCTTTTTAGGTATGCTAACCTCTCTATTCGCCTTTTGGGATTCGAATCATCATTTCCCACGTTTTATATAGCTGATCTTACCTATTTTCATGTTTATAGTCTGTCTGGTGGACATGTGGTGGGAAACTTTTCACCTCATGAAGCATTCGTGATCGGTGGAACAAACAGCGTAAGAGGTTACGAAGAGGGAGCTGTAGGATCTGGTCGGTCATATGTAGTTGGTTCGGGGGAGATGTCATTCCCAGTGGTGGGGTTTTTCTCTGATCATTCTTAAGATCTCATTTCCCAATGGTGTGAATATTTTGACTCTCATTCTTTCCCTGTTGTGCAGAGAGGACCGGTCGAAGGCGTTATTTTTACTGATTATGGTACTGATCTTGCATCAGGAAACACCGTCCCAGGTATAGATTAggatttcgttttttttcttctccttctgagTCCTTCCATATATGCTTGTAATAGCTTTAGAATCACATGGAACCTtcatctttgttattttttctacCCTTTAGGTGATCCTGCTGGGGCAAGACTGAAGCCTGGAAGTGGTTATGGGTATGGTTTAGGGGTGCGTGTTGATTCCCCATTGGGGCCGTTACGCCTTGAATATGCCTTCAACGATCAACAGGCAGGAAGGTTTCACTTTGGGGTTGGTCTGCGGAACTAaattttctgtttcatttatttttctttttagattctTGTCCTGCTTCtagatgatgtttgtttattttgatttatatcaTCTTATTTAATTCACTGTTTTGTGAGGGGTTGTGCATGGAGATGTCGCATATGAATGCTAGATGTTATTCATTTTATCAATCTCCCAGATTCGAGCTAAAGATTAGGAATTGTATCCTTAGGATGTCATATGATCATGAGCAAGCACTTCTCGACGTAATTACAAAGCTTGAAGAAAATATCTGATGGACAAAGTGGTAATAATtaagaatatgaaaacaattattttagtACATAGTAGACACTGGACAGGGACTTCCAACTCAACTCACAGCTTTCGCTAATCTAAGCACTTGGAAATTGGAATGTTCAAGAGGTCTATCAGAAACCAGCtactatataaataacatacaccAAGTAGTTCGAAGAGGTCTATCAGAAACCAGCTACTATAACATACACCAACGTAACTCGAAGAGGATACAATAATCCCATATGGTCTATTTTTTCAAGTGCTATTTTACAAGGATGAAATGAAATTACATATGATACCGGTCACCTGAGAATCATATTCAGGTCCTTCCATCTGGAAATGGCTAACGCCTTCAATGAGGTGTGTTTCGGTGCGTCCTACTGCAGATCCCAGCTTCTTCTTTAGCTGGCTAACGCTAGTGAACCCGTCTGTTGTTCCCATAACGAAGAGTTTGGGTTTGGGGGATGAGAGAATGGCCTTGTGGTGCCGCCCAAACAGAATCGAGGCCATTAGGCCAAATGGGTATCCCAAACTCACATATCCCACCACTTGCTCTACTTGCTCCACCGCTGATCCTGCTATTGGTGCACCTGCAATAGAGCCATCACttcattttgtttccttttacaATATACTTAAGTTGGCGTGAGATATCAAATTTGTCTCAGAATATTCATTAGAAGAGTAATGTGATCAGTTCATCAGTTACACACACTCGTATCAGAATCGGTCACTATGATCAGTATGGGTACGAGATGTATTACTGTAAAATTCATCTACAAGTTTCTTATATGTTCTTGGTTCTATTCTCAGCAAGAATTAAAGGAAACTCCTATGACAAACACGTAAAAGATGTAAGTTCACCAATATATGTAGACATTGAAAGCAATCCTGGAACTGATACTTTCATAGTCTTTTAAAAACTCCTGAAAGGATTTATATCAATTGCAGAATGATgtcacacaaacaagagaattATCTCGGTAGTAAGAAGAACAAACGAGAATCCTATTTGGTGTTTCCAACAAAGAGAGGGAAACTGTAACATCTCATACAGTTTACCCCAAAATCACCTAGACGCTCTTAATTGAAATCTGTTCAAAGTTAAAACAACGCTGATTTTCTTCTCCACAGTAGAGCGAACTTTCTTATTGCAGTCACATCTTCTAAAGTCATTATCTATACTCAAACATAGAACACACCAAATAGGAACAAGAAAATATGCTAAATCTAGACGACACAAATTACATCAACTAAAACAACTTAGAGATACACAAGAGAG is drawn from Camelina sativa cultivar DH55 chromosome 8, Cs, whole genome shotgun sequence and contains these coding sequences:
- the LOC104706296 gene encoding outer envelope protein 80, chloroplastic, giving the protein MQGHDEDVHFSSSSIRIQSPPFKEHTLLTNLQSCSKTLLSHLSNTRHSLNRVFESLNNRHNPTPPRLTQTRPVRRSNSPTQMLSSVTQLMIGNSSTMSLSLSLIQSSSIQLNWTDSGAENTEITRGLNSPLLCCASLSLTRPNESVEGKDVTQQQKGHSVSRNAEERVLISEVLVRTKDGEELERKDLEMEALTALKACRANSALTIREVQEDVHRIIESGYFCSCTPVAVDTRDGIRLMFQVEPNQEFRGLVCENANVLPSNFIQEAFGNGFGKVINIKRLEEAITSINGWYMERGLFGIVSDIDTLSGGVVRLQVAEAEVNNISIRFLDRKTGEPTKGKTSPETILRQLTTKKGQVYSMLQGKRDVDTVLAMGIMEDVSIIPQPAGDSGKVDLIMNCVERPSGGFSAGGGISSGITSGPLSGLIGSFAYSHRNLFGRNQKLNVSLERGQIDSIFRINYTDPWIEGDDKRTSRSIMVQNSRTPGNLVHGNQPDNSNLTIGRVTAGIEYSRPFRPKWSGTAGLIFQHAGARDEQGNPIIKDFYSSPLTASGKTHDDTLLAKLESIYTGSGDRGSTMFAFNMEQGLPVLPEWLCFNRVTGRARKGIHIGPARFLFSLSGGHVVGNFSPHEAFVIGGTNSVRGYEEGAVGSGRSYVVGSGEMSFPVRGPVEGVIFTDYGTDLASGNTVPGDPAGARLKPGSGYGYGLGVRVDSPLGPLRLEYAFNDQQAGRFHFGVGLRN